The following proteins are co-located in the Spinactinospora alkalitolerans genome:
- a CDS encoding Lrp/AsnC family transcriptional regulator yields the protein MTDQPETAVTRRNGGSGIVLDQTAKRIIEQLQQDGRRSYAAIGKAVGLSEAAVRQRVQRLLEAGVVQVVGVTDPMMLGFSRQAMIGVRCSGGLNAVADEVADLEGIEYVVITAGSFDLLVEVVAEDDDQLLEILNRIRAVPTVTATESFLYLKLRKQTYAWGTR from the coding sequence GTGACAGACCAGCCGGAGACAGCGGTGACGCGGCGCAACGGCGGGAGCGGCATCGTTCTCGACCAGACCGCCAAGCGCATCATCGAACAGCTCCAGCAGGACGGGAGACGTTCCTACGCGGCCATAGGCAAGGCCGTCGGGCTCTCCGAGGCGGCCGTGCGCCAACGGGTGCAGCGCCTGCTGGAGGCCGGCGTGGTGCAGGTGGTCGGGGTGACCGACCCGATGATGCTCGGCTTCAGCCGCCAGGCCATGATCGGCGTCCGGTGCAGCGGCGGCCTGAACGCGGTGGCCGACGAGGTCGCCGACCTGGAGGGCATCGAGTACGTGGTGATCACCGCGGGCTCCTTCGACCTGCTGGTGGAGGTCGTGGCCGAGGACGACGACCAGTTGCTGGAGATCCTCAACCGGATCCGCGCGGTCCCCACGGTGACGGCCACCGAGAGCTTCCTCTACCTGAAGCTGCGCAAGCAGACCTACGCCTGGGGCACGCGCTGA
- a CDS encoding PucR family transcriptional regulator: MLPSLADVLRLPALRRARPRVIVGAEYLDVAVRWVHIAEVPDLAHLLRGGELVLTTGIAIPDDPDALRRYVTDLASVGVSGLAVELGRKYSSALPEALLTAAREARMPVISLAREARFVEITEAVHSRVVSEQLEELRESERLHEVFTELSVEGAPPQEVLHEAAQLSGCPVVLENLTHQMLACDLNGEDPGILLTAWENRSRAVVTRARTAHDPATGWLVTMVGARGQDWGRLILVCGASPTPRQTILVERAATTLALGRLLERHQESLERQTHRTIIAGIVDRAYSEPEEALVRARAVGVPLNGRNLIGLVLRMREAGTGLAMQARLADTAEGAARACRELRLPALVGSLDDVRVGILLALPEKEPLDSALTRLAERVRARVGDGSVIAVGSRTEDIREVRRSFLEARQVGDVAVRQTDDRLYHRLPDLHLRGLLHLFRDDERLQTYVERELGPLLAYDARHDGDLTEMLRCYLSAGRNKALAASRAHLSRPAFYERLRRVSHVLGADLESVETCLSLHVALLSLDSVRDRLRG; the protein is encoded by the coding sequence GTGCTGCCCTCCCTCGCCGACGTGCTCCGCCTGCCCGCCCTGCGACGCGCCAGGCCGCGGGTCATCGTGGGCGCCGAGTACCTCGACGTCGCCGTGCGCTGGGTGCACATAGCGGAGGTCCCCGACCTCGCCCACCTGCTGCGCGGCGGCGAGCTCGTGCTGACCACCGGCATCGCGATCCCCGACGACCCCGACGCGCTGCGCCGCTACGTCACCGACCTCGCGTCGGTGGGCGTCAGCGGCCTCGCCGTGGAGCTGGGGCGCAAGTACAGTTCAGCCCTGCCCGAGGCCCTGCTCACGGCGGCCCGCGAGGCGCGGATGCCGGTGATCTCACTGGCCAGGGAGGCCCGGTTCGTCGAGATCACCGAGGCCGTGCACAGCAGGGTGGTCAGCGAGCAACTGGAGGAGCTGCGCGAGTCCGAACGGCTGCACGAGGTGTTCACCGAACTGTCGGTGGAGGGCGCGCCCCCGCAGGAGGTGCTGCACGAGGCCGCCCAGCTCTCGGGCTGCCCGGTGGTGCTGGAGAACCTCACCCACCAGATGCTGGCCTGCGACCTCAACGGCGAGGACCCCGGCATTCTGCTGACCGCGTGGGAGAACCGCTCGCGCGCGGTGGTGACCCGGGCCCGCACCGCGCACGATCCGGCCACCGGCTGGCTGGTCACCATGGTCGGCGCGCGCGGGCAGGACTGGGGCCGGCTCATCCTGGTCTGCGGCGCCTCCCCCACGCCGCGCCAGACCATCCTCGTGGAGCGTGCGGCGACGACGCTGGCGCTGGGCCGGCTGCTGGAGCGCCACCAGGAGAGCCTGGAGCGCCAGACCCACCGCACGATCATCGCGGGCATCGTGGACCGGGCCTACTCCGAGCCGGAGGAGGCCCTGGTGCGCGCCCGCGCGGTGGGCGTGCCGCTGAACGGGCGCAACCTCATCGGCCTGGTGCTGCGCATGCGGGAGGCCGGCACCGGGCTGGCGATGCAGGCCCGGCTGGCCGACACCGCCGAGGGCGCCGCGCGCGCCTGCCGCGAACTGCGGCTGCCCGCGCTGGTCGGCTCACTCGACGACGTGCGAGTGGGCATCCTGCTGGCGCTGCCGGAGAAGGAGCCGCTCGACTCCGCCCTCACCCGGCTGGCCGAGCGGGTCCGCGCACGCGTCGGCGACGGATCGGTGATCGCGGTGGGCTCGCGCACCGAGGACATCCGCGAGGTGCGCCGCTCGTTCCTGGAGGCCCGCCAGGTCGGCGACGTCGCCGTGCGCCAGACCGACGACCGGCTGTACCACCGGCTGCCCGATCTGCACCTGCGCGGTCTGCTGCACCTGTTCCGCGACGACGAGCGGCTGCAGACCTACGTCGAGCGCGAACTGGGCCCACTGCTGGCCTACGACGCCCGGCACGACGGCGACCTGACCGAAATGCTGCGCTGCTACCTCAGCGCGGGCCGCAACAAGGCCCTGGCCGCGTCGCGGGCCCACCTGTCCCGCCCGGCCTTCTACGAACGGCTGCGCCGCGTCTCGCACGTACTGGGCGCGGACCTGGAGTCGGTGGAGACGTGCCTGTCGCTGCACGTCGCCCTGCTCTCCCTGGACTCGGTCCGCGACCGGCTCCGGGGATGA
- a CDS encoding aspartate aminotransferase family protein, producing the protein MSDLLARHRAVMPSWLALYYDAPIEIVSGKGNRVTDAEGRTYLDFFAGIVTNMLGYDVAEVREAVERQIARGVVHTSTLYLLRGQVELAEKIARLSGIPDAKVFFTNSGTEANETALLLATCARGSDQVLAMRNSYHGRSYGTIAITGNKGWKNSALSPLNVHYLHGTDRDRPAFRGMSDTAYIEACVADLRDVLATATAPDVACLIAEPVQGVGGFAMAPDGLFAAYKEVLDEHGILFVSDEVQTGWGRTGSSFWGIGDHGVTPDAMTFAKGLGNGFAIGGVVARGDLMDGLTANGVATFGGNPVSTAAANATLDYVLDHDLQSNAARLGPILLEGLRPLADSLPAVGAVRGKGLMFAVDMVDPGTGAPAPALAAAVLEGTRRRGLLVGKGGLHGSVLRMAPPLTLGEEEAREGLAILVEAITEVNAAAEQH; encoded by the coding sequence ATGTCCGATCTGCTTGCTCGCCATCGCGCCGTCATGCCCTCGTGGCTGGCCCTGTACTACGACGCGCCCATCGAGATCGTCAGTGGCAAGGGAAACCGGGTCACCGACGCCGAGGGCCGCACCTACCTGGACTTCTTCGCCGGCATCGTCACCAACATGCTCGGCTACGACGTGGCCGAGGTCCGCGAGGCCGTGGAGCGCCAGATCGCCCGCGGCGTGGTCCACACCTCGACCCTCTACCTTCTGCGCGGCCAGGTGGAACTCGCCGAGAAGATCGCGCGGCTCTCCGGGATCCCCGATGCCAAGGTGTTCTTCACCAACTCCGGAACCGAGGCCAACGAGACCGCGCTGCTGCTGGCCACCTGCGCCCGCGGCTCCGACCAGGTGCTGGCCATGCGCAACAGCTACCACGGCCGCTCCTACGGGACGATCGCCATCACGGGCAACAAGGGCTGGAAGAACTCGGCCCTGTCCCCGCTCAACGTGCACTACCTGCACGGCACCGACCGCGACCGGCCGGCGTTTCGCGGCATGTCCGACACCGCCTACATCGAGGCGTGCGTGGCCGACCTGCGTGACGTGCTCGCCACCGCGACCGCCCCCGACGTCGCCTGCCTGATCGCCGAGCCGGTGCAGGGCGTCGGCGGCTTCGCCATGGCGCCGGACGGGCTGTTCGCCGCCTACAAGGAGGTTCTCGACGAGCACGGCATCCTGTTCGTCTCCGACGAGGTCCAGACCGGCTGGGGACGCACCGGTTCCAGCTTCTGGGGCATCGGCGACCACGGGGTGACCCCGGACGCCATGACCTTCGCGAAGGGCCTGGGCAACGGGTTCGCCATCGGCGGCGTCGTGGCCCGCGGCGACCTGATGGACGGGCTCACCGCCAACGGCGTCGCTACCTTCGGCGGCAACCCGGTCTCCACGGCGGCGGCCAACGCCACTCTCGACTACGTCCTCGACCACGACCTGCAGTCCAACGCGGCCCGGCTCGGCCCGATCCTGCTGGAGGGCCTGCGCCCCCTCGCGGACTCGCTGCCCGCGGTCGGCGCCGTGCGCGGCAAGGGGTTGATGTTCGCCGTGGACATGGTCGACCCCGGAACCGGAGCGCCCGCCCCCGCGCTGGCCGCTGCGGTCCTTGAAGGGACCCGGCGGCGCGGACTGCTCGTCGGGAAGGGCGGGCTGCACGGCAGCGTGCTGCGTATGGCCCCGCCGCTGACCCTCGGCGAGGAGGAGGCCCGCGAGGGCCTGGCGATCCTCGTCGAGGCGATCACCGAGGTGAACGCGGCCGCCGAGCAGCACTGA
- a CDS encoding CoA-acylating methylmalonate-semialdehyde dehydrogenase: MDKHVTHWIGGKPHAGAADRRGDIYNPATGQVTGTVDFAGAAEVDAAVAAARAAFPAWRDTSLSKRTAVLFAFRELMHRHSDELARIISAEHGKVVSDAAGEVARGLEVVEFACGIPHLLKGGYSENVSTRVDAYSILQPLGVVTAVSPFNFPAMVPMWMFPVAIACGNTFVLKPSEKDPSAAVRIAELWAEAGLPDGVFNVVHGDKAAVDALLEHEDVKAVSFVGSTPIAQYIYETAARNGKRVQALGGAKNHMVVLPDADLDLAADAAVSAGFGSAGERCMAISAIVAVEPVADVLVDKIKERVARLRVGPGDDERSEMGPLVTGAHRDKVASYLESGVRDGATLAVDGRIHPVIGGSSDGFWLGPSLLDHVTPEMSCYRDEIFGPVLSVLRVSGYGEALEVVNGSPYGNGTAIFTNDGGAARRFQNEVEVGMVGVNVPIPVPMAYYSFGGWKKSLFGDSHAHGTEGVHFYTRTKAVTARWLDPSHGGVNLGFPTNG, translated from the coding sequence ATGGACAAGCACGTGACCCATTGGATCGGGGGCAAGCCCCACGCGGGCGCCGCCGACCGCCGCGGTGACATCTACAATCCGGCCACCGGCCAGGTCACCGGCACGGTCGACTTCGCCGGTGCCGCCGAGGTCGACGCGGCGGTGGCCGCGGCCAGGGCGGCCTTCCCCGCCTGGCGGGACACCTCGCTGTCCAAGCGCACCGCGGTCCTGTTCGCGTTCCGCGAGCTGATGCACCGGCACAGCGACGAGCTGGCCCGCATCATCAGCGCCGAGCACGGCAAGGTCGTCTCCGACGCGGCCGGCGAGGTCGCCAGGGGCCTGGAGGTCGTGGAGTTCGCCTGCGGCATCCCGCACCTGCTCAAGGGCGGTTACTCCGAGAACGTCTCGACCAGGGTCGACGCCTACTCGATCCTGCAGCCTCTCGGGGTCGTCACCGCCGTGTCGCCGTTCAACTTCCCGGCCATGGTGCCGATGTGGATGTTCCCGGTCGCGATCGCGTGCGGCAACACCTTCGTGCTCAAGCCGAGCGAGAAGGACCCCTCCGCGGCGGTCCGCATCGCCGAGCTGTGGGCCGAGGCGGGGCTGCCCGACGGCGTGTTCAACGTGGTCCACGGCGACAAGGCCGCGGTCGACGCGCTGCTGGAGCACGAGGACGTCAAGGCGGTCAGCTTCGTCGGCTCCACCCCGATCGCGCAGTACATCTACGAGACCGCCGCCAGGAACGGCAAGCGGGTCCAGGCGCTCGGCGGCGCCAAGAACCACATGGTGGTGCTGCCCGACGCCGACCTCGACCTCGCGGCCGACGCCGCGGTGTCGGCGGGCTTCGGCTCCGCGGGGGAGCGCTGCATGGCGATCTCCGCGATCGTCGCCGTGGAGCCCGTCGCCGACGTGCTGGTGGACAAGATCAAGGAGCGGGTCGCCCGGCTGCGCGTCGGTCCCGGCGATGACGAGCGCAGCGAGATGGGGCCGCTGGTCACCGGCGCGCACCGGGACAAGGTGGCGTCCTACCTGGAGTCGGGCGTCCGCGACGGCGCGACGCTGGCCGTCGACGGCCGGATCCACCCGGTGATCGGCGGCTCCTCTGACGGCTTCTGGCTCGGTCCGTCCCTGCTGGACCACGTGACCCCGGAGATGAGCTGCTACCGTGACGAGATCTTCGGCCCGGTGCTGTCGGTGCTCCGGGTGAGCGGCTACGGTGAGGCCCTGGAGGTCGTCAACGGCAGCCCCTACGGCAACGGCACCGCGATCTTCACCAACGACGGCGGGGCCGCGCGCCGGTTCCAGAACGAGGTCGAGGTGGGCATGGTCGGCGTCAACGTGCCGATCCCGGTGCCGATGGCCTACTACTCCTTCGGCGGCTGGAAGAAGTCGCTGTTCGGGGACTCCCACGCGCACGGCACCGAAGGCGTGCACTTCTACACCCGGACCAAGGCCGTCACCGCCCGCTGGCTCGACCCGAGCCACGGCGGCGTCAACCTCGGCTTCCCGACCAACGGGTAG